A portion of the Mytilus galloprovincialis chromosome 12, xbMytGall1.hap1.1, whole genome shotgun sequence genome contains these proteins:
- the LOC143055594 gene encoding glutathione S-transferase 1-like — MPAKYKLSYFAGRGRGEVLRLLFAGAGQEFEDERLTGDSWAALKPKTPYGQMPILTVDNKTMINQTGAIARFIAREFGLYGTNNLESSKCDVIFETYNDVFTEMVKVFFEKDEAKKAENSKKLNTEVLPKYFAFMAKLLKENGGKCLVGSKLSLADVAFFDMVDKITEGKGMGADLYKDFAEIKTFYENVQKLPNMQKYLEKRQPSDM, encoded by the exons ATGCCTGCTAAGTACAAACTGTCTTACTTTGCTGGTAGAGGAAGAGGCGAAGTTCTTCGTCTTTTGTTTGCCGGAGCTGGCCAAGAGTTCGAAGATGAAAGACTGACGGGCGATTCATGGGCAGCTTTAAAACCAA AAACACCATATGGTCAAATGCCTATATTAACGGTAGATAATAAAACCATGATCAATCAGACTGGTGCCATTGCACGGTTCATCGCCCGTGAATTTG GACTGTATGGTACCAATAACTTGGAAAGTTCTAAGTGTGACGTCATCTTTGAGACCTACAACGACGTGTTCACGGAAATGgtaaaagtgttttttgaaaAAGATGAAGCAAAAAAG gctgaaaatagtaaaaaattaaatacagaaGTTTTACCAAAATATTTCGCTTTTATGGCCAAGTTGTTGAAagaaaatggtggaaaatgtttagTAGGATCTAAG CTTTCACTTGCAGACGTTGCTTTCTTTGATATGGTTGATAAAATAACCGAGGGTAAAGGTATGGGTGCAGATTTATACAAAGACTTTGCCGAAATCAAAACGTTTTACGAAAACGTGCAGAAATTGCCGAACATGCAAAAATATTTAGAGAAGCGACAACCATCTGACATGTAA
- the LOC143055590 gene encoding glutathione S-transferase-like yields MPAKFKLSYFDIRGRAELPRLVFAAAGKEFEDERLSGDKWTAFKPKTPYGQMPVLTVDNKTMINQTGAIARYLAREFGLYGSNNMENTKCDVIIETVSDVFTAIIKSHYEQDEAKKEELGKKLGTEVLPQFFTYLCKVLKENGGKCLVGSKLTVADLAAFDMLDKLVCNPKMGEGVYKDFPEVKKFYESVKTNANVQKYLEKRPASEM; encoded by the exons ATGCCTGCTAAATTCAAGCTATCTTACTTCGACATTAGAGGAAGAGCAGAATTACCTCGACTTGTTTTTGCTGCAGCTGGAAAAGAGTTTGAGGATGAGAGATTAAGTGGCGATAAATGGACAGCTTTTAAACCAA AAACACCATATGGTCAGATGCCTGTATTGACTGTGGATAATAAAACAATGATTAACCAGACCGGTGCTATTGCACGATACCTTGCTCGTGAATTTG GATTGTATGGTTCAAATAATATGGAAAATACAAAGTGTGACGTCATCATTGAAACTGTATCTGACGTGTTTACTGCTATTATTAAATCACATTACGAACAGGATGAAGCTAAAAAG gaAGAACTTGGTAAAAAGTTAGGCACAGAAGTTCTACCAcaatttttcacttatttgtGCAAGGTACTGAAagaaaatggtggaaaatgtcTCGTGGGATCGAAG ttGACAGTTGCGGATTTGGCTGCTTTTGACATGCTTGATAAACTAGTATGTAACCCAAAGATGGGAGAGGGCGTGTACAAAGACTTTCCGGAGGTCAAAAAGTTTTACGAAAGTGTAAAAACTAATGCTAATGTACAGAAATATTTGGAGAAGCGACCGGCATCGGAAATGTAA